TCTGTAGGATCTCTTACCAGCATCTATTTGGTATACTCCAGCTCAGCTTGCCATCCGGTCCTAGTTTAACTGCACCACTAGCCACGAGCTGCAGTGCTGCCGGGAAGGCTCTGTGTTCTGCCTTCTTAACCCTTTCTGACAAGCTCTCCTCTGTGTCACCCAGCTCTACGGGAACAGCCTCCTGGAAGACTATAGCCCCAGCATCTACTTCCTCCTGCAAAATACAAGCTTGAATGAGAGTACAGAAGCACAATATGGAGCACATACTGTCATGGCGTTATCCCGACACCCACTTGGGGAAGCAAAAGATGGACACTTACAGCTACAAAGTGAACTGTGCATCCTGTGAGCCTCACACCGGCTTCCAGTACCAGCTTATGTGCGTTGGCTCCTTTAAACGAGGGCAGCAAAGATGGGTGGACATTTAGAATCTTCcctacagggaaaaaaaaaaaaagggttaaacCATTacacaatgattttttttaaagctttataaCAGCTGCAACtggtacataataataataataccaataataataacTGGGTAACACGAGCACCATCTAACTGCTATGGTTTCCCACACGGAGTAAACGGAGCACATTATAACATTCCCCTGTACTCGCAggataaatgtatttctttattaaacCTACCCTCCCACTTTCTGACAAAGGGTCCGGATAAAATTCTCATGAATCCCGCCAGGCAGACAAACTGAATGGAATACTCCTGAAGGACTTTATCAACGGCGTTGTCAAACTCAATGCGGTTGCAGTACTGTTTGTGGTCTAAGACCTGGAACAAGAAGCAAATATCAAATTATTTGTAGGTAAAGCCGCTACCCTGTGAAGTTATTTCAAAAAATAATTTCCCCTTTAGAATCACTAATGCAATGAGCAGCAGCACAACTTACCACCGTAGGGATCCCGGCGCTCTCTGCTTTCTTCAGTCCCCCGGCCCCGGCTTTGTTGGAGATGACGAGGGCTATGTAAGCTGCACTATTTGGTGACTTAGTGCTTGCTATTAAGGCCTCCATATTCGTCCCTTTTAAACAAGGAGCATTAGCGTTAATTGACTCGTTGCTCTATGTTCCTGGGTCACAGTGGCCATATTACTACATATAACCCATTATTGCATAAGAAACTATCCTACTGAAGCATCCCAATGTAAATCTAGATTCTAATAAAAAGGAGACACTAAGAACTAAAGAATATTCCTGTTGCAGGTCTTTTAAGGTCTCTATAAAGGCCTTTCTTGATCTGTTGCTAACTCCCTGCTAAAGCCCAGGCTAAAATCCTCCCACTTTCATACAGGAAATAATTCCTACCTGTCCCAGAGATGAGGACAGCCACTCGCACTTTGTCTTTGTTTGCTGCCCCCTGCAGGCTGGAGGGCTGTTCCGGCACATAATGCTTCACCTCAGAGTCGGTTCTGGTAAAAGCCTCCGTTAGGTTTTTGATTTCAACACTGCAAGAGTCTTTCACAAGGCAAGGGATATTCAGTTATGTGTTTGTGTACTTAAAGTGTCACACAGCGCTATACAATAGACAAAGAAGAAGGGGCAAAGGGATATTATAAAGACTGGAAATACTTAGCCTTCTATACCTATACCAGCTTCCCTATGCTCTAAGTGACATTCtaggaggcatatttattatagaacgtaagccaacatcactgccctgcccatagcaaccaattagatcattccttttgttttctagcatgtaggtgaccatttaattctaattgctaattggttgctattggcaacatcgcTGGTGAttctggcttacacactataataaatatgccccttggtgttCATGCTGAACTTGATAACATACCTTTGGCACGTGGGATCACTGCTCCGATGATCCAGGCCTCCTCTTCTCTCTGCACATCTCTCAGGACCTGTCTGGCCAATTGTTTCCCCACTATTAGGACTGCACCTATCCCACAGTTGAATGTCCGGGTCATTTCTTCCTCTGACAGGTTTCCCTCTTTCTGCAGCCAGGAGAAGATCCCTGGAATCTTCCAACAACTTGCATCTGAAAGGCAAGGAGCAACTGAATCACTTTGAACCAATTTTTCTTACCAGGTTCTAGAAGGTGCTTTATGACAAGCaaatatctgtaataataatgatgataatctACAATCTCAATATGGTGCCTAATATTTGCCACTGAATAAAACTGACTGATTATCGTCATTAAGTGGTAGCAGTATTGTCGTTCCTTACCCAGTGAGACCCCAACGGATGATGGAAGGACACGAGGGATATTTTCCAGTAGGCCTCCTCCAGTGATATGCGCATAGGCCTTCACGCTCCCGGATTTCAGCACAGCTAGGAGCGTCTTACTGTAAATTTTTGTTGGAGTGAGCAGAGTCTCTCCTGAAAGGGAGGCGAGAGGTAAGATCATATGGACTGCGGCACAATGGAGGCACATAGATGGGGACCAATAAAACACAGCAAATATGCGCAGGGAATACCTTGTAGCTATAGAGTCTGATTAAGGAGGGACCCTCCTACCCAAGGCACAGAGAACATTACCCATTAATATAAAGGCACGGGGCTTACTTCCTATAGAAGAGGAACACAACCAACACAACAAGTCCCCTTGTAACGTGCTGGCATTAGGGCTCTTACCGAGAGTCTGCTCGCCACAGCCTGCTGGTGCTGGGTGGGAGAAATCTAGGGATGACTTCTCTAGAACCTTCCTCACAAGGCTGAAGCCATTGCTGTGAACTCCAGAGGAGGCAATTCCTATAACCAAGTCGCCGGCTTGTATCGAGTCCAACTGGGGGAGCATCCGGCCTCTTTCCACGGCCCCCACAGCGAACCCAGCTAGGTCATACTCTCCTGGAGAATACATTCCCGGCATCTCAGCCGTTTCACCCCCTGCCATGTACACAAGCAGAGAGATAAATATAAAACCGGAAAACAGATTTAGAATTCATAACAATCTTTTTtgcctaatatacccatcactgtaatatgttccttcaaaaagtatgaacaaataccatttgtatatgctgaaatccagctgcaaaacagttcttctctttctgcatcattttaaatcctggcaggggaggagggactaaaacattgatgttacaaattgtaacaaaattctccacagcttacagacagcatgcaggaactacataacccacaatgcattgcactgtgatgttcctttccttattgacttcacgtgtgcagcagggaattgtgggattgggaggatgcaggctgaaggcaggctgaaggcaggcgactactgttacattttatttgagtcacaaagtagccagccagatcagcaggggaacagggggcggggcttaggaaactgctacaaaccatattattacattaaacatcatgaaaaagctgcatattttaattgatttatattgcaaagttgcttgaaatcatgtttacttttcaaaaagcttaagttgtttttgggtggcgttccccttaCCTAGGAGGGCGCAACCAGCCTTTTTGCACGCTGCGGCTATTCCAGAAACGACAGATTGAGCCACTGCCACATCTAGGGACCCACATGCGAAATAATCCAGGAAAAACAGCGGCTCTGCCCCCTGCGCCAGAATATCATTGACACACATGGCTACCAGGTCCTGCCCAATGGTGTCGTGCTTATTGCAGGCCTGTGCAATCTGCCAAAAATGAGACTAAAAATCAGATCATGGGAGAGATTTGTTTTTGAACTATGGGAAAATCTAATCTATTAATACACAGTCACCCAGATATTAAATAGGACACTATATGATAATATATGACTATATTATTTCACATGAACTCATGAAGACTGGGCTGAGCTTGCCTTCCATCAATGATAAACCCATCTGCAAGGTTTTCTAATGGGTGTTTAATGGGAATTAATGGAGCACACAAGCACAGGAAGGCCCAGGTTCCCAGAAGCTCCATAGTTGCCTGCACTCTCAGGTAGAGCCATACATACAAACTGTGCAGTTATCCCAAAGCATTGCTTAGCATAGGGAATAGGTTTGCTATGAACAGACTGATAGCAAACTGCAGCTATGCCTGTAGAATATTATAAACGTATGAAGATTATAACACAATGGGAGGGCAAAGGAGGGTGATAAGGAACATTGTGGCCAGACAGGTAGCAGTGAACAGAAGCCTACACTGAGCCTTTAGCACCCTTATAAAAACTTGGGTGGAACCAAAGCAAGAggggaatatttatatatttacatcttAATAACAAGAGTGCAAAGGGATAGTTAAAAATGAAAGTATTAATCTCCTAGTTTGGCCATACACTGACTGCGATGATCCAGCAATGCTTTCAAAACTGCCACCCAACTGGCATTCACACAGAAATTGACAGATCTGGCAATAGGTTTTTATAATGTATAACCTGCAGCTCCTTCAGCACCAGTTCACAGGGCCTGTGTGCCCAGATGATCTCATTAAGACCTTGGTCTAAGTGTAAGAACTGACCAGCATGTAGCCCTCTCTATGTAATGCAGCACCAGGGACCAGACAAGGCTATGAAACTGCTATGGCTTTGGGACAAGGTCACCTTACTCTGTATAAGAAGCAGGATATTACAGGCGAGGTTATATCATTTAGCCCCAGTGACTGGCCTGCAATATGGAGACTTTTCCCAGAAGCACCAACTTTATTTCTAGCTTATTCACTAGATTTTATTTCTGGAGGTGCACATGTAAATCTGGCCTTACCTTCAGTTTTGTGCCAACGCCATCAGTCCCAGAAACCAAGATAGGATCAACGTACCCAGCAGCCTTCAGATCAAACAGGCCAGCAAACCCTCCGAGTTCTGCGTTGCATCCTGCCAGGCGGACATATTGTAACAGTTACCCAAGCacagcacatattactaaaaaaatatcCCCCTGGCAAAGCATTGCCATCTtcacacacacagagcatttgGTGTTGTCAGGATATATTTGGTGTTGAAACAGGGATATATGCCTTTGTGCAGGGCATTACATACACTGTAACACATAGAAGGGGCAGAGCTCAAAAGCTGCAGACCAAATACTAAAAGCTTGAACCAAATAGGCAGGGTTAGGCAACTAACCCAAGGGCCTTCAATTAGGACACCAAAACCTGACCCTTGCATCAGTTCCAGACTCAGTTTGCAGCCTTCGCTAAAGCACAACGTGATCATAAGTAAACTCCAGTACAGATAATACAAAACATGATTTCTCCCCAACCACTTTTATCTGACTGACCCTTGGGCAGGGTTTAGCCCACAAGCAGATCAGGCGAGGGTTGGGTATTAGTAGCTAAAGTAAAGTTTTTTTCAGCTAACAATGTTGGATGACTCCTACAAGGTCATTGATTAATACATGTACCATTCCATTGATGCCTTCCGAGCAATGTAACAGaataaaggtccctatacacggatcgattctagctgccgatatcggtcccttattagactgattcggcagctaatcggcccgtgtatgggaactactgacgggcctgcccgaccgaaatctggcctgaaatcgggcagatatcaatcaggcaggttaaaaaatctagtcggatcggggaccgcattggcttgttgatgcggtcaccgaaccaactttgcctatgcaCGTCGttctaattagcctggattctcccgatatcgcccacccgtaggtgggggatatcgggagatgtATGGGCATCTTTAGGGAGGAAAAacaacataacttttttttatatggatCCCATAGTTACAGTTATGAAATGTTCTCCAGCAGTGAGTGATTACCCACCTACTATGACCAAGGCAGGACACCAATAATTAGGAGACTTACCTGGTCTGGCAGTGGCTGCAGCCAATGGTTTAATTGCTTTCACTAAACTGTTACCAGCTTCTATATCCACACCACTATCCTTGTATGTCAGGGACCTGGCAGGATAAAGAGGGGAGCATTGTAAGAATGAGGGTGCTGTGAACCCACCCCATGAATAAGACTGATGCAGTGTTctgaaatggaaaataaaaagatTTCTAGATCTCTATATCAGAGTTATTTAATGTGAAGTAAAGCAGGGGAACTCCCATATCTGATATGCATAGATCATATTAGAGATAGAATGTGATTTAGATATAATGTGACCTAAAAGGCAGATCACTGCTCTACAAAGTCTGAAGCAGAACCTGCGATTAGCAAGGGGTACATTTGCAGCCCAGTGCTGAACCCCAAAGTCGACTGGGAAGAAAACATGCAGAAATCCTATAGCTACATCCCTACAGCAGTGACCAAGCAACTACCTACACATGACTTTGTCACCCCTATTTATTGGTGAGGAATTACATTTGCAGTACTGGGCCTGGTATGACACATCTTCCATGTTATAAACACAGGGGAATAGTACTCTATATAATCATTGCTGGCACTTGGGGGTAGAGATTACACAAGCAGGTGAGTGATATGAAGGATTCAAGGAATTCAGACCTTCCTACTATGCTTGAGACCTACCAAGATCACATACCTAGTAAAGGACATGTAAGCAAGTCTCTAAGTTCTAGTAACCCCAAGAAACCTAATGGCAAGTAACATTAACTGGTTTGCTCTTTGAAAGCATACATCTGATTGGTTAGTAAATGCTGCTGGACCTAACTTTACCCCTATTATTGCATAGTCTTGTTACAGCTTGACGGCAACCACTAGAGATGGGAATTGACTGAAATATGACCAATTCTAGGGCAGGGAATAAAGAgaagcaaaacagtcctgttcAGTGGCTTCACCTGGCACCAGCAGACTCcattgagtgtgtgtgtgtggggaggcCTGGGAAAAAAGGGGTTCCCAGTAAGGGAACTGCCTGTGCCAGTGTTGCTGAAACTTGCATTAGCGGGAAAGGGGCAGTTGGGCAGGTAATGTGGTAACACAATGCAgagttgggggtggggggggcagaaaCTGTCATTTACACCACTGGCCCAGCCAAATCACTAGTTCTACAGCTGACTGGTACTGTGTGTTTCCCGACTATGACAAATCCCCCCATTAAAGAGTAATaacccacggagcaagttagttgcccgcaatagatctctgctatcatgcgCGACTAACTGCTCCTAAAAGGCTTTCAAGATATTGACCTTTAATTGAAATTAAGAcacattacacatttttttagcaaatcaatttttttttggttacaAAGAAATCGTCTTATACACAGCAGGGTGAAAATATGTAACAGACACGAGAGTTGCTGAGACTGAATGACTCAAGGTTACAGCAAATCACACACAGTTCCAGTAACAGGagacaaaataaaacaattatggGACATTTATCAGCACAGTAAATATAGGAGCCAGTCACAACAATAAGGAAATTACTTTTGGCCTGATTATGGATTGTCATCATTTATCCAAAAACACAAATACCACGACGTGCATTAGATAAGTAACCCATACAATCAGGACATAGTGCCATTTATCTAATGGGGTTTTATAAAAAGACGTCCTCTATTAGGATTTTAACTATTGTTATTTTGTCTCATATTGGGGTTAACATAACCTACAGCTTACTGCAACATGAAAGCTAAATTTGTACAATTAAGAAATGTAAGAGAGTAGAAAGTgtatgtataggtatgggatccattatccagaagcctgttatccagaaagcaccagagagatggcaaataattctaattattccTTTCTCCAACTTCCAACTTATAaattaaaacaatcctattgggttaatttaatgttgcaatcatttttaatatatttaaggtatggggatccatattacaaaaatattctttatccagaaaactccagtttgacagcattctgcataacaggtcccatacctgtacttggtttaTGGGCTTGGTGGGTTCTGTGTGCTTTAATTCATTCTATTTAACCTGGTCCAGTTGTATTTCAGACCCAAAGGCTACACAGTTCATGCTACAGACAGTCCTCAGATCAAGTGTTCCGATACACACCTGGATTGATTAAGGTAAGCAATAGCCCGGAAGCCAATGTCCTTTCTATACACAGCTCCTTGAAACTGTATCGCTGCCACCCCCTTGTTAGCCTGGTCTAGAGCCGATACAAGATCCTTCTTGATTGATGTGACAGTTAGAACTCTCCCTCCACTGGTCACCACTTTTCCATCCTTGAGGGCGGTGCCTGCATGGAACACTTCCAGACCCAGCTCTCCAGCCTTTTGGAACCCTGCAGGAAATACACAGATTATTCATCTAATTTCCAAAGAAATTGTAATGTTTAGAACCGGACCTTAACCCCCACAGGTGATAAAAGGGACTACGTTTGCACAGGAGcaataagccatagcaaccaaaagtatgtttgcttttaaacaggtgaccagttgattggttgctgtgggttactgctcctgggcaaacttagtgccttttattttgtAACCCCAGAAAGAGAGAAGGATATgcaggggttatgtaataaaaggcaccaagtttgcccaggagcagcatcCCAAAGAAACCAATCTACAggaagtatttactggtcacctatttaaaagcaaacatcttattggctactgctcctgggaaaacttactgccttttaatacatatgaCGGGGACAGAGTGCAGCACCAAAATGCTCTCTGGTAGGTCACAGCCTTCCCCTATGGTACAAGACAAGACAGGGAAAAAGAGGTAGCAGGGGGCTGAATAGATTCCCAGCATTGCCAAGTACTGTACCTTCTTCACCAATCACTGTTTAACATGCGTTCTATGGAGCATAAGGAGCAACCCTAAATTATCTTTTGCACCTTCTAATGCGCTTATAGGGTTGTTACAATAACATGCACAGTCAGTATCTGATTAGATAATTAGTATCTACAGCTCAGTTCAGAATGGAACATAATAAATGTTGTAATGGCTTTTTATTAGTTACAATAAGAGTCAGGCCCTGACtgccaatctgtgggttctggcaaacgccagaggggctgctgtaagatgccatagacactcactatttaatgggcctgtgggggggctgtttgggcctctgtgtacttaaaatgcattggcctattttgtatcccagccCAGAGCTGACAGACGACACTTATCTAAGACtcaccagtgatctccaaccccTTGGCATAGTTAGAGGGATAGCCTCCACTGGCCATAACAACTGTAACAGCTGCGTGGTTTTCTAGCCACACTGGCATACAACTGGCCAGTTTGCCATCAATAGTGGCCACAATAACATCATAAAGGTCACTCTGTAGGAGTGGGAGAATCACctgaattaaaaaagaaaaaaaagaaaaaattagaaCATGAATAAAGTAATACTGGCAAGAAACAGGAACACAGGAAGAGGCTCCTTATCAGAGAGCACAGTGGGTAATGGATGGAGGGGGGTTAAGGATCTGGCTTCCATATATATTGAGAGACCAGCAAGGAGAGGCTGGATAGGCTCTCCTGATTGTACACATTGTAAATACTTAAAAGAAATAGAACTGTTTAATAATTACCTGGCATTCTGGGTCTCCAAATCTGCAGTTAAACTCAAGTACCTTGGGGCCATCCATAGTGAGCATCAGGCCGGCATAGAGCACACCTGGAAAGAATAAATAATCCCAGTGCTGTCATACTGCTTGCAAACTGGCAATTGTATTATACTGTAAGGATAATAAGGGATATCATCTGTGTGTAACTACTTGTTTCCTATCACACTTTCACTATCACTTCCAGATTGTCAACAAATGAGTTCCCATTTATACCAAGGGCTAATAATATCTTATTGTCAAGGGAAGCAGTATGCATTTAAACAGGAAAAACCTGTTGATGTTATATATAATCGTTGGCCAATTCATTTTGCAGAAAATGTACATATAAGCACTGCCTACTTAACAAGCAATCAGCATTTCTTTATAAACTCCATGACAGCCAATTGCAACTCATGGCACTATTTCAGTTGCACAAACACTTACCGACATACGGTGCACCATCCTGACGGATTCCATTAACGGTTTTCAACAAGACAGTGTCTTGGATTTTCTCCAGAAAATCTTTTGTAATCTAAAAGATAAATATTCTTGTTGTACGGTATTGGTGTAAGCAGAGAAAGGCGTTTGTgggtcccaaactgtggggctagcCTCCATGGTGGGATCCAATACAGGACGAGGCCTCAGCCTGCAGTAGGATATTAAGTCCTATAAGTAGAGCCTTAAGGAAAActgggatgagtgcttatttccTCTTTGAGGGCTGGACAGAACAACAAACTGACCAATGAGTATAACATCATTTACCACTTACCTGCGGAGCTGGACAATAGGCTCCCATTCCACCCGTGTTAGGGCCAAGGTCACCATCCAACAGTCTTTTATGATCTTGAGCTGGTGGCATTGGAGCAACTGTGACTCCATCTGTGAAACACAAACactgcaaaagaaaaacaatatccCATTGTATCAAGAAAAGTATAAAAGACGGAGGGAACTatattgcataatgaaagaacatATAATTCTAAGCAGTGCAGGGTGGCATTcttatacatatttaatataattataagGCACAGGCACAGCCTGCAGAGCTAAACTCTACAGACCTATCATAGTTCTCTTTTACCAACTGCCCTCACATTGCCGTAACCCAGTGCATATTTAAACAACAATAATATAAGAGAAGCCCTGGCTGGGGCATAAATGGAAGCTGCCTTTTTCATTAGCTGATAAGTGAAAAGTGCAGAAAAAACAACCTAAACAGAATACATATCAGCACAAATGACAAAAACCATCAACCTACAGAGACTTCTTCCCCTTCCAGCAGCTCTTCCACAACCACTGTGTCTCCAGCTTCTCCAAATGCCTTGTCCTGTGATGGAGAATACAAAGGAATTGGGTTTATGGGCAATTGCACATTTATTGAACAGCATGTGTCACCATCTCTCGATTGTGCTTTTACTCTGCTTAGATCTGACTAACAAACTGTATTTTCACACTCTCCTCTGCTGGCTAACTTAATTTTCTGCCAACTTTACCAAACTGAACAACATGTGGTGCTGTTGTTCCATATTCATTATCTTATCTAGTTTACAAAAATACATTGTAAAGTACAAAACTGCAGTGACTAGGACATAGAAAATTCCCAGCAGGCTGTGACCTTCACAATATCACCAATGCTGGCACCAGTGATTGGCCTTAGAATAGTGACCAATAGTTGTTCCcctttgagtatgatgtagagagtaaaattctgagacaattttcaattggccttcatttctttattatttttagtttaattatttcactttttgtttagcagctctccagtttgaagtttaggcggctatctggttgcttgagttcaaattaccttagtaaccagggagcggtctaaatgagagattggtatataaataggaaggGGCCTGGATATAAAAATTAGTTATAAAGAttaacaataacactgtagcctcacagagcaatagtttttggctgctggggtcatttgaaagctgcaatgagttggaagaaggcggcaaataatttaaaaactataaaaaaaaaaaaaaaaatactgaagagcaaataaaaagttgcttagaattggccattctataacatgctacaagttaacttaaaattaCTGAAGTCCAATCCCACATCGTTCCAATGGCGTTTTTGGAATGTTGCGAGTTGCAGGTCCAATGGGTACAGGCCATATTCCCATTGGCCTATTATATAACTCACCTGCATGATCTCATTCACAGCTTTGCAAGCCTCTTCCTTACTGCTGGCCACAATCACTCCCTTGCCCGCTGCCAAGCCACTCGCTTTGACTACCAATGCAGGGAAATCAGCACTACAAAGACAAGATATGAGATGTATTAAATACATCAGAAGTGTGTAGATTAGAAGCTAGACCACTTTAGGAGCAGACAATAGTTGATGGCCTTAGTTTCATAGTGAGAAACCTGGTTCCTTTTTAATTTAATAGAACAAAAGCCCCTTCTGACTGTATGAAGGAAAAAACTGAGCAGCCATTGCCTTTTGCATGCTATGGCCCAGTAGGCAAAATCTGCTCACATCTTCTCTTTATAGATGAGGAATGGCTTCCAATACACATCCATGACCCAAGCACAAACACACAGTTTTGCAAAGGCACCAAGCTTACCATTATTAGCAGTAATTTGAAACTTATTATATACATGCTATGCTCTGAACAGTTTGGGCACCCTCACAGAACACAGTTATCCATAATGTACCTCATAATAAAGCTGCAGGCTTCCTTGGGGTCAGTGAATGATTTCCAGCGGGCAGTTGGGATGTTGTGTCGGTCCATAAATTCTTTGGAAAAACTCTTACTGGCCTCAAGCTGTGCCGCCTTGGCTGTAGGACCGAAACACCTCACTCCGGCTGCAGTCAAATCATCGATAATCCCTGGGGAGAGAGAGAAACAAAGGGGATGAAGGCTTAAATTACTCTCCGAAGGGTGAAGGTGATAATTTGGGCATGTAATTTACCTGCTGCAAGAGGAGCTTCTGGACCAACAACCACTAGGCCAACATGGTTATCTTTGCAGAACTGGGCGAGCTTGGCATGGTCACTGACTGGGGCAGCTGTAACGGAAGAGAAAAAAGAATCAGAAAGCTCCGCAATCAGCAAGTTATTTTAACATGATGCCCACTGATTGAGAACCGACTCCTGTCTGAACATACGGCAATATGAACAAAGTCACTTTAATCTCTAATGCAACAGAACTAACTGTCCCCTCTAGGCagggcactcaccccaaatctccccctaactggccttcaggctgggcccccttagcccataacaaggttacagatatatagaaacattggggtaacagtcaccctgctatagttccaggggtacccagggcacaaataagcactcaccccaaatctccctctaactggccttcaggctgggcccccttagcccataacaaggttacagatatatagaaacattggggtaacagccatTCAACAAAAGTTGTCTCCAGTTGCACTAATAGCTTATCAAATAGGTACTACTTGCTATCCCTCAGCACCCATCCTTCCTGCCCCCTCCCCATAGAAAGCTCTGCTTAGGGCTGCACATTATAAATGTCGGTGCAGTCGGAACTGGTGTCACAAGACAACTTATGAATGAACTTGTGATCAGCACTTCGGGCTCCTGACATGGACCCAATTGCCAATGAGGATGCACGGTAATTGGTGAATATTACTAAGGAAGTGGCAGTAGGAGGACTAAGGGTGTGAGTGAG
This sequence is a window from Xenopus tropicalis strain Nigerian chromosome 2, UCB_Xtro_10.0, whole genome shotgun sequence. Protein-coding genes within it:
- the gart gene encoding trifunctional purine biosynthetic protein adenosine-3, with protein sequence MAETVLVIGSGGREHALAWKLAQSVHVKQVLVAPGNAGTVGHGKISNTAAPVSDHAKLAQFCKDNHVGLVVVGPEAPLAAGIIDDLTAAGVRCFGPTAKAAQLEASKSFSKEFMDRHNIPTARWKSFTDPKEACSFIMSADFPALVVKASGLAAGKGVIVASSKEEACKAVNEIMQDKAFGEAGDTVVVEELLEGEEVSCLCFTDGVTVAPMPPAQDHKRLLDGDLGPNTGGMGAYCPAPQITKDFLEKIQDTVLLKTVNGIRQDGAPYVGVLYAGLMLTMDGPKVLEFNCRFGDPECQVILPLLQSDLYDVIVATIDGKLASCMPVWLENHAAVTVVMASGGYPSNYAKGLEITGFQKAGELGLEVFHAGTALKDGKVVTSGGRVLTVTSIKKDLVSALDQANKGVAAIQFQGAVYRKDIGFRAIAYLNQSRSLTYKDSGVDIEAGNSLVKAIKPLAAATARPGCNAELGGFAGLFDLKAAGYVDPILVSGTDGVGTKLKIAQACNKHDTIGQDLVAMCVNDILAQGAEPLFFLDYFACGSLDVAVAQSVVSGIAAACKKAGCALLGGETAEMPGMYSPGEYDLAGFAVGAVERGRMLPQLDSIQAGDLVIGIASSGVHSNGFSLVRKVLEKSSLDFSHPAPAGCGEQTLGETLLTPTKIYSKTLLAVLKSGSVKAYAHITGGGLLENIPRVLPSSVGVSLDASCWKIPGIFSWLQKEGNLSEEEMTRTFNCGIGAVLIVGKQLARQVLRDVQREEEAWIIGAVIPRAKDSCSVEIKNLTEAFTRTDSEVKHYVPEQPSSLQGAANKDKVRVAVLISGTGTNMEALIASTKSPNSAAYIALVISNKAGAGGLKKAESAGIPTVVLDHKQYCNRIEFDNAVDKVLQEYSIQFVCLAGFMRILSGPFVRKWEGKILNVHPSLLPSFKGANAHKLVLEAGVRLTGCTVHFVAEEVDAGAIVFQEAVPVELGDTEESLSERVKKAEHRAFPAALQLVASGAVKLGPDGKLSWSIPNRC